TCGGTAGTGCTCAAGCGGTGTAGTTCGGGCCATGCATGCTTTCTAGAATACTTTAAACTTAAAAACGGAAATGGGAAAATGCTTTGTTTGCTTCTGCCGTGCGGTGCACTTCTTCCTTTTTCTTCACTGCGCCGCCACGACCTTCTGACGCGTCCTTGAGCTCATTACCCAGCCTGGCAGCCATTGACTTTTCACTTCTAGACCTTGCCGCGTCCTTCAACCACCGCATCGCTAAAGCGCTACGACGCGAAGGACGAACTTCGACAGGAACTTGGTAATTAGCCCCCCCCACTCGTCGAGACTTAACCTCAACAAGAGGGCGCACGTTCGACAACGCACTATTAAAGATAGCCAACGGATCCGACTGACCATTTTTTGCAATGTGCTCAAGCGCGCCATAAACAATTCGCTCGGCCACGGACTTTTTGCCGGACTGCATAATTACATTCATAAATTTCGCAACCTCTTGGTTATGAAATTTCGGATCTGGCAATATCAACCGCTTGGGTACTTCTCTACGTCTTGGCATTTAAACCTCTTTGCATTCTTTTAACAGCCCGTTAAACGATACCTAACCCTTAGCTTTCTTAGCTCCATACTTAGATCGAGACTGCTTACGATCCTTCACTCCCTGAGTATCCAAACTACCTCGAACTACGTGATAGCGCACCCCTGGGAGATCTTTAACTCGCCCCCCTCTAATTAGGACAACCGAGTGTTCCTGCAAATTATGGCCCTCGCCCCCGATGTAACTAATCACCTCAAAGCCCGTCGTCAGGCGCACTTTGGCAACCTTTCTCAGTGCTGAATTTGGTTTTTTAGGTGTCGTCGTATACACACGAGTACACACTCCGCGCTTTGCAGGTGCGCCCCCGAGCGCAGGAACTTTACTTTTCACAATCGGCACTGATCTGCCTTTGCGAACCAATTGGTTTGTAGTTGGCATCTTAAATATTGGGCCCTAAATATAATTGATGGTCCACATAAATAAAGTTGGGACGGACACGATATCCGTCCCAACTCGTGTTGTAACCGTTACCCCAGTCACTATAAGGACTGGGAAAAAGACGGAAGAGTTTAAGACCACCCGCCCACTATGTCAAGTCGTAGCTTAGCCTTCGCCTTCAGAAACCTCCTCAAAAATACTCTCAGACTCGGCTGGTACGTCCTCAAAAATGTCAGGCACTTCTGGTAGCTTACGATTTCTATGGTACGCGAGACCTGTTCCACCCGGAATCAATCGACCCACAATTACGTTCTCTTTAAGGCCGCGAAGCTCATCTCTCTTGCCCATGATTGCTGCTTCAGTAAGTACTCGAGTCGTTTCTTGGAAAGAAGCTGCCGAAATGAACGAATCTGTTGACAACGATGCCTTGGTAATGCCCAGTAACACGTTGTCATAGGTCGCTGGCGTTTTACCCTCAGCAATGAGTTTTTCGTTAGCAGCCAGCACTTCAGAGCGCTCTACTTGCTCTCCCTGGATGAAGCTAGTGTGTCCAGAGTTGGTGATGTTCACGCGACGCAGCATCTGCCTCACAATAACCTCAATATGCTTGTCATTGATCTTCACGCCTTGCAAACGGTACACATCTTGAACTTCATCGATGATATATCGCGCTAAAGCCTCAATCCCTAATAATTTAAGGATCTCATGCGGATCCGGTGGGCCATCAACGATCATCTCGCCGATGTTAACCAACTGGCCCTCATGAACCATCATGTGCTTATCCTTAGAGATCAAAAACTCGTGAGATACACCATCACTGTCAGTCATAACTAAGCGCTGCTTGCCTTTGGTGTCTTTGCCGAACGATATAGCGCCAGTGACCGCCGCTAACATCCCAGCATCCTTCGGCGCCCGAGCCTCAAAAAGTTCCGCAACCCTCGGCAGACCACCCGTAATATCTCGGGTTTTTGAACTTTCCTGCGGAATTCGAGCCAGAATTTCACCAACCCCAACCTTTTGTCCATTTTTTACTGTAATGACCGAATTGACTGGTACCGTAATGTTCACTGGCGTGTCGGTTCCCGCAATTTTGATTTCCTCACCATTTTCGTCGACCAATCGAACGCTGGGCCGAGAGTCCTTCGCTTGAGAAGCGGAACTCCTCTTAGGATCGATGACCACTAGTGCTGAGAGCCCAGTTACATCGTCAATCTGTCTCGCAACAGTGACGCCCTCTACAACACTTTCAAATTTAACGGTACCCGAATATTCCGTAACGATCGGCCGTGTATGGGGGTCCCAATTGGCCAAGACTTTTCCGGCTTTTTCGGTGGAACCATCGGAAACCTGCAACATCGCTCCGTAGGGAACCTTATGTCGCTCTCGCTCTCTCCCGACTTCATCAAGGATCACAATCTCAGCAGACCGCGCAATAACAACTTTTTCACCACTCTCATTGGTCACATAACGCATTTGCGGTGAGAATTTAATAACCCCTTTGGATTTTGAATCGATTTGGCTAGCAACTGCAGTTCGTGACGCAGCACCCCCAATATGGAATGTTCTCATCGTCAACTGAGTGCCTGGCTCTCCAATCGATTGCGCAGCAATGACACCCACAGCCTCACCAGCACTAACCAAATGGCCTCGAGCCAAGTCCCGTCCATAACAATTCGCACAAAGTCCATAACGCGTCTCACAAGTCAGAGGTGTCCTCACCTTCACCTCGTCAACCCCGCTATTCTCAATTTGGTTCACCAGCTTTTCATCAAGCAAAGTCCCGGCTGTTGCTAGCAGTGCGCCATTTTCTGGATCAATCAGATCCTCTGCAACCACACGGCCGAGAATTCTTTCGCTCAAAGGCTCAACGACCTCTCCACCTTCGATTAATGCCTTTTGGACGAACCCGCGAGAGGTACCACAATCATCCTCTACAACAACCAAATCCTGCGTGACATCAACCAGTCTTCTGGTTAGATATCCAGAGTTAGCAGTCTTAAGCGCAGTGTCTGCAAGTCCTTTTCGAGCTCCATGAGTTGAAATGAAGTACTGCAACACATTCAACCCTTCTCTGAAGTTCGCCGTAATCGGCGTCTCAATAATCGAACCATCCGGTTTCGCCATGAGTCCACGCATACCGGCCAACTGTCTGATCTGAGCAGCAGAACCTCGAGCACCGGAGTCGGCCATCATATATATTGAATTAAAAGACTCTTGATAAATTTGTTGTCCCTTTTTATCTTTTACCGGAACCCAAGCATTGGAACCAACGTCCCACTTTTTAACTGGCTCTTTACCCAGCCGATCCATCATGGCCTTTGCAACCACATCTCCCGCTCGACCCCAAATATCTACAACCTTGTTGTATCGCTCGCCTTGCGTGACAAGACCCGAAGTATACTGACCCTCAATCTCTTTTACCTCTTCTTCAGCCCTAGCAAGAATTCTGACCTTATCTTCAGGAATCTCCATATCCTTAACCGCGAACGACAATCCTGCCCGCGTCGCAAACGTGAAGCCCGTGTTCATCAATTTATCAGCGAAGATCACCGTTTCACGTGTGCCACACTCTCTGAAACTCACGTTAATAAGGCGAGAAATTTCTTTCTTTTTAAGCGTCTTATTGACTAATTCAAAAAGCAATCCTTCGGGTAAAATCTCTGACAAGAATGATCGACCAACGGTCGTCTTCTGCCGACTGACGCGCCTACCGACGCCACCTTCTGCATCAGCCTTACCCTCGGCAATACGAACTTCACACGACGCTTGAAGCTCGATATCACCGTTCTGGTAAGCCCGCTTCGCCTCTGTAACGTTCGCAAAGATCATGCCTTCGCCCTTCGCCCCAATTTTCTCTCGGGTCATGTAATAAAGACCCAATACGATATCTTGAGACGGAACAATAATAGGTTCTCCATTAGCCGGGGAAAGCACGTTATTCGATGCCATCATCAAAGTTCTTGCTTCCATCTGCGCCTCAATGGATAGAGGCACATGAACAGCCATTTGATCACCATCAAAATCGGCGTTAAAGGCAGCACACACCAATGGGTGCAACTGTATTGCCTTGCCCTCAATGAGCACGGGCTCAAATGCCTGAATGCCCAAACGATGTAGCGTAGGCGCTCTATTCAAAAGGACTGGGTGTTCTCTAATCACATCCTCAAGAATATCCCACACTTCCGGAACTTCCTGCTCCACCAATCGCTTAGCAGCTTTAATCGTTGTGGCGAACCCCAAAACCTCGAGCTTATGAAAAATAAATGGTTTAAATAATTCAAGCGCCATTTTCTTCGGCAAACCACACTGATGCAATTTCAACTGAGGACCAACAACAATCACTGAACGCCCTGAGTAATCAACCCGTTTACCAAGCAAGTTTTGTCGGAATCGGCCGCCCTTACCTTTTATCATGTCAGCTAATGACTTCAATGGGCGTTTATTAGCCCCAGTCATCGCCTTGCCACGACGCCCATTATCAAGCAATGAGTCGACCGACTCTTGCAGCATTCGCTTTTCGTTTCGACAGATGATGTCGGGAGCCTTAAGCTCGAGAAGCCTCTTCAATCTATTATTTCGGTTAATGACTCTTCGATATAAATCGTTAAGGTCTGACGTCGCAAAACGTCCTCCGTCTAGGGGAACCAACGGTCTCAGATCTGGTGGCAATACGGGCAACACCTCCATCACCATCCATTCCGGCTTGATTCCAGACTTATGAAATGCCTCTAGAACTTTGAGTCGCTTAGCAATCTTTTTGATTTTAGTATCGGATTCGGTATCGCTCAGTTGTTGCCGAAGTATCTCAATTTCACCAGGTATATCAATATTTTTAAGTAGCTCGCGGATCCCCTCAGCACCCATCACCGCAGAGAACTCATCGCCAAACTCTTCGAATTTTTCTAAATAATTATCCTCAGATAATAAATCCCCTTTATTCAGAGGCGTCATTCCTGGATGCGTGACGATATAGGCCTCAAAGTAAAGCACACGCTCGATATCTCTGAGCGGAATATCTAAAACAATACCCAATCGTGAAGGGAGAGACTTAAGGAACCAAATATGCGCTACAGGTGATGCAAGCTCAATGTGAGCCATTCGCTCGCGGCGCACCTTCGACAACGTGACTTCAACACCACACTTCTCGCAAATAACACCACGGTGCTTTAAACGCTTGTATTTGCCACAAAGACACTCGTAATCTTTTACCGGCCCGAAAATCCTTGCGCAAAACAATCCGTCGCGCTCAGGCTTGAACGTCCGATAATTAATCGTCTCTGGCTTCTTGACCTCTCCATAAGACCAAGACCGAATTTTCTCCGGTGATGCGAGGCTGATTTTAATCGCATCAAATTCTCGTTCCTGATTTACCTGCTTAAATAGATCCAACAACGCTTTCATTGTTTACCCCTTTTAAATTCTTCGTCGAAGTATAGGTACTCGTTCAATGCCACTTAGTGCCGATCCAAATCGATGTCAATCACGAGTGATCGAATCTCTTTTACCAGAACATTGAATGACTCCGGCATCCCAGCATCAATTTTGTGTTCACCTTTGACAATATTTTCATACACTTTCGTTCGCCCATTGACGTCATCAGACTTAACCGTAAGCATTTCTTGCAAGGTATAGGATGCGCCGTAAGCCTCAAGCGCCCATACTTCCATCTCTCCAAAACGCTGACCACCAAATTGCGCTTTACCGCCGAGTGGTTGCTGCGTCACTAGGGAATATGGCCCCGTCGAACGTGCATGCATTTTGTCATCAACCAAGTGATGTAGCTTGAGTACATGCATGTAGCCAACAGTCACCTCTTGGTCAAACTGGTCACCCGTTCGGCCGTCAATCAGCACTATTTGTCCACTTTGCGGCAATCCTGCAAGCTCCAGCATTTGTCTAATTTCAGCCTCATCAGCACCGTCAAATACGGGTGTCGCAAATGGAACCCCGTTCTTCAACTGAGTCGCCAGCTCGAGCACTTCTTGATCCGTAAGTAACTCGATATCCTCGCTCTTACCGCTGGTGTTATAAACCTTATCGAGGAACTTGCGGATCTCTTCGATCTTGCTCTTCGCGGTCAACATCACACCGATTTTGTGGCCAAGGCCTTTTGCAGCCCAACCCAAATGTGTCTCAAGAATCTGTCCCACGTTCATTCTAGAAGGAACGCCAAGGGGATTTAACACAATATCCATTGGCGTTCCATCTGCCATGTGCGGCATATCTTCAATCGGAACAATTTTAGAAATAACTCCTTTATTACCGTGCCTTCCCGCCATTTTGTCGCCCGGCTGCAAGCGCCGCTTGACTGCGAGATAGACTTTGACCATTTTCTGGACACCGGGTGACAACTCGTCACCTGACGTTAATTTCTTCTGCTTTTCGCTAAATCGTTCATCAAAATCCTTCCGGGCTTGTTCAATACCTTCACGAACCTGTTCCACCTGATTAGCTGCTTCCTCATTAGCTAATCGGATGTCAAACCAGTTGTATCGGTTGATTTGCTCGAGATAAGATTTCGTGATTTTCGTACCTTTGGCTAACTTACTCGGACCACCATTGGCAATTTTTCCAATCAATAGCCGTTCCATACGGCCAAACGCATCGTTTTCAACAATCCGCATTTGATCTGATAAATCCTTACGGAATCGTCCCAATTCGTCATCAACGATCATCTGTGCGCGACTGTCTCGCTCAACGCCTTCACGGGTGAACACCTGTACGTCGATCACAGTTCCCGCCATACCAGACGGAACTCGAAGGGAAGTATCCTTAACGTCAGAAGCTTTCTCACCAAAAATAGCGCGGAGTAGTTTCTCTTCTGGGGTCAATTGAGTTTCACCTTTTGGTGTAACTTTTCCAACCAACACATCTCCAGCACGAACCTCAGCTCCGATATAAACAACACCAGACTCGTCCAAGCGCCCCAATTGACCTTCAGACAAATTTGAGATGTCTCTCGTAATTTCTTCAGACCCTAATTTTGTTTCTCTAGCAACAATTGACAACTCCTCTATGTGGATCGATGTGAAGCGATCCTCAGCAACAATTCGCTCCGAGATAAGAATCGAATCCTCAAAGTTGTATCCGTTCCATGGCATAAAAGCTACCAGGAGATTTTGACCCAAGGCCAACTCACCCAAATCGGTCGAAGCTCCGTCAGCAACCACGTCACCACGCGCGACAATGTCACCTGGTTTAACGATCGGTTTTTGATTGATATTCGTATTTTGGTTGGAGCGGGTGTACTTAACTAAGTTATAAATGTCGACACCCACGTCTCCAGCCCGTGTTTCTTCGTCGTTGACTCGAATAACGATCCTAGAGGCATCGACATAATCAACCAATCCACCTCGTTCCGCTTGAACTGCCGTTCCCGAATCAACAGCAACGATTCGCTCAATACCAGTTCCCACAAGCGCCTTCTCAGCACGTAGCGTAGGTACGGCTTGACGCTGCATGTTAGAGCCCATTAGTGCCCGGTTGGCATCATCATGTTCTAAGAACGGAATCAAAGACGCAGCAACTGACACAATTTGTGAGGGCGCCACATCCATCATGTCCACTCGGTCAGCAGAAACCAGTGTAAATTCCCCACGGTGCCGGCAAGAGACCAGATCGCCTGTTAACCGACCAGCCTTATCGTATGACGCGTTCGCCTGCGCGATAACGTATTGACCCTCGTCAATGGCTGACAGATACTTAATCTGGTCCGTGACTTTTCCTTTATTCACTGTCACATAAGGTGTCTCTAAAAAACCGTACTCATTCGTACGAGCGTAGAGCGCTAACGAGTTAATCAAACCAATGTTCGGGCCTTCCGGCGTCTCGATTGGACACACTCGACCGTAATGGGTTGGGTGCACATCTCGGACTTCAAATCCAGCGCGCTCACGAGTTAATCCACCAGGCCCGAGTGCCGAGATCCTGCGTTTGTGTGTAATCTCTGATAATGGATTGGTTTGATCCATAAACTGAGAGAGTTGCGAAGACCCAAAGAACTCTCTAACCGCAGCCGAAACCGGCTTGGCGTTGATTAGGTCGTGAGGCATCAAATTCTCAGACTCAGCCTGAGAAAGCCTCTCTCTCACGGCGCGCTCTACTCGAACAAGGCCTGAGCGAAATTGATTTTCGGCTAATTCACCAACTGAGCGAACGCGACGGTTACCAAGGTGGTCAATATCGTCTATCTCACCATGACCATTACGTAACTCAACCAAGATCGCAACAACCGCGAGAATGTCAGCATTACTAAGTGTTCCTTCACTTGGAATATTATTTTTTTGAGCTTCCTCATAAAAACTCTTGAGCCAAACCGAAGTTTTTTCGTCAATGACCTCAGGGTAGGCGCGTCGGTTAAATTTCATTCGACCAACAGCAGACAAATCGTATCGCTGTGGCGTATAGAAAAGTGCGGCGAACAAGGCATTTACAGAATCTTCAGTTGGAGGCTCTCCAGGCCGCATCATTCTATAGATGGCAACCTTGGCAGATAACTGATCTGGAGTGTCATCAGCGCGCAGCGTTTGCGAAATATAAGCCCCCTGGTCAAGGTCGTTCACATAAAGGGTTTCAATTTCCCCAATATTCCCCTCAACCAACTTCTCAATTAATTCTGTAGTGAGCTCCTCATTCGCCGACGCAATGATCTCCCCGGTATCTAAATCTATAATGTTTCTAGCAAGGATTCTCCCAACAAGAAACTCGTGCTCAACAGCTACTTTTTCGATGCCTGCCTCACGTAAATCATGTGCGTGTTTCGCCGTAAACCGCTTATCTTTTTCGATGATTAACTTACCTTGCTTCGTTTTGATGTCAAAACGAGCCGTTTCCCCTCTAAGCCGGTCCGG
This genomic stretch from Pseudomonadota bacterium harbors:
- the rpsG gene encoding 30S ribosomal protein S7, encoding MPRRREVPKRLILPDPKFHNQEVAKFMNVIMQSGKKSVAERIVYGALEHIAKNGQSDPLAIFNSALSNVRPLVEVKSRRVGGANYQVPVEVRPSRRSALAMRWLKDAARSRSEKSMAARLGNELKDASEGRGGAVKKKEEVHRTAEANKAFSHFRF
- the rpoC gene encoding DNA-directed RNA polymerase subunit beta', with the protein product MKALLDLFKQVNQEREFDAIKISLASPEKIRSWSYGEVKKPETINYRTFKPERDGLFCARIFGPVKDYECLCGKYKRLKHRGVICEKCGVEVTLSKVRRERMAHIELASPVAHIWFLKSLPSRLGIVLDIPLRDIERVLYFEAYIVTHPGMTPLNKGDLLSEDNYLEKFEEFGDEFSAVMGAEGIRELLKNIDIPGEIEILRQQLSDTESDTKIKKIAKRLKVLEAFHKSGIKPEWMVMEVLPVLPPDLRPLVPLDGGRFATSDLNDLYRRVINRNNRLKRLLELKAPDIICRNEKRMLQESVDSLLDNGRRGKAMTGANKRPLKSLADMIKGKGGRFRQNLLGKRVDYSGRSVIVVGPQLKLHQCGLPKKMALELFKPFIFHKLEVLGFATTIKAAKRLVEQEVPEVWDILEDVIREHPVLLNRAPTLHRLGIQAFEPVLIEGKAIQLHPLVCAAFNADFDGDQMAVHVPLSIEAQMEARTLMMASNNVLSPANGEPIIVPSQDIVLGLYYMTREKIGAKGEGMIFANVTEAKRAYQNGDIELQASCEVRIAEGKADAEGGVGRRVSRQKTTVGRSFLSEILPEGLLFELVNKTLKKKEISRLINVSFRECGTRETVIFADKLMNTGFTFATRAGLSFAVKDMEIPEDKVRILARAEEEVKEIEGQYTSGLVTQGERYNKVVDIWGRAGDVVAKAMMDRLGKEPVKKWDVGSNAWVPVKDKKGQQIYQESFNSIYMMADSGARGSAAQIRQLAGMRGLMAKPDGSIIETPITANFREGLNVLQYFISTHGARKGLADTALKTANSGYLTRRLVDVTQDLVVVEDDCGTSRGFVQKALIEGGEVVEPLSERILGRVVAEDLIDPENGALLATAGTLLDEKLVNQIENSGVDEVKVRTPLTCETRYGLCANCYGRDLARGHLVSAGEAVGVIAAQSIGEPGTQLTMRTFHIGGAASRTAVASQIDSKSKGVIKFSPQMRYVTNESGEKVVIARSAEIVILDEVGRERERHKVPYGAMLQVSDGSTEKAGKVLANWDPHTRPIVTEYSGTVKFESVVEGVTVARQIDDVTGLSALVVIDPKRSSASQAKDSRPSVRLVDENGEEIKIAGTDTPVNITVPVNSVITVKNGQKVGVGEILARIPQESSKTRDITGGLPRVAELFEARAPKDAGMLAAVTGAISFGKDTKGKQRLVMTDSDGVSHEFLISKDKHMMVHEGQLVNIGEMIVDGPPDPHEILKLLGIEALARYIIDEVQDVYRLQGVKINDKHIEVIVRQMLRRVNITNSGHTSFIQGEQVERSEVLAANEKLIAEGKTPATYDNVLLGITKASLSTDSFISAASFQETTRVLTEAAIMGKRDELRGLKENVIVGRLIPGGTGLAYHRNRKLPEVPDIFEDVPAESESIFEEVSEGEG
- the rpoB gene encoding DNA-directed RNA polymerase subunit beta encodes the protein MAYSFTEKKRIRKSFAKRQGVAPVPYLLATQLESYSEFLQTSVVPEERRQQGLQSAFESIFPMESHSGNARLEFVSYQLGTPAFDVKECQQRGLTYAAPLRARVRLTLLDKDSPKPKQVIKEAKEQVVYMGEIPLMTSTGSFVINGTERVIVSQLHRSPGVFFEHDRGNTHSSGKLLFSARIIPYRGSWLDFEFDPKDHLFFRIDRRRKLPVSILLKSIGMTVEDILGFFYAFDKFDFGKKGPEFHIKPDRLRGETARFDIKTKQGKLIIEKDKRFTAKHAHDLREAGIEKVAVEHEFLVGRILARNIIDLDTGEIIASANEELTTELIEKLVEGNIGEIETLYVNDLDQGAYISQTLRADDTPDQLSAKVAIYRMMRPGEPPTEDSVNALFAALFYTPQRYDLSAVGRMKFNRRAYPEVIDEKTSVWLKSFYEEAQKNNIPSEGTLSNADILAVVAILVELRNGHGEIDDIDHLGNRRVRSVGELAENQFRSGLVRVERAVRERLSQAESENLMPHDLINAKPVSAAVREFFGSSQLSQFMDQTNPLSEITHKRRISALGPGGLTRERAGFEVRDVHPTHYGRVCPIETPEGPNIGLINSLALYARTNEYGFLETPYVTVNKGKVTDQIKYLSAIDEGQYVIAQANASYDKAGRLTGDLVSCRHRGEFTLVSADRVDMMDVAPSQIVSVAASLIPFLEHDDANRALMGSNMQRQAVPTLRAEKALVGTGIERIVAVDSGTAVQAERGGLVDYVDASRIVIRVNDEETRAGDVGVDIYNLVKYTRSNQNTNINQKPIVKPGDIVARGDVVADGASTDLGELALGQNLLVAFMPWNGYNFEDSILISERIVAEDRFTSIHIEELSIVARETKLGSEEITRDISNLSEGQLGRLDESGVVYIGAEVRAGDVLVGKVTPKGETQLTPEEKLLRAIFGEKASDVKDTSLRVPSGMAGTVIDVQVFTREGVERDSRAQMIVDDELGRFRKDLSDQMRIVENDAFGRMERLLIGKIANGGPSKLAKGTKITKSYLEQINRYNWFDIRLANEEAANQVEQVREGIEQARKDFDERFSEKQKKLTSGDELSPGVQKMVKVYLAVKRRLQPGDKMAGRHGNKGVISKIVPIEDMPHMADGTPMDIVLNPLGVPSRMNVGQILETHLGWAAKGLGHKIGVMLTAKSKIEEIRKFLDKVYNTSGKSEDIELLTDQEVLELATQLKNGVPFATPVFDGADEAEIRQMLELAGLPQSGQIVLIDGRTGDQFDQEVTVGYMHVLKLHHLVDDKMHARSTGPYSLVTQQPLGGKAQFGGQRFGEMEVWALEAYGASYTLQEMLTVKSDDVNGRTKVYENIVKGEHKIDAGMPESFNVLVKEIRSLVIDIDLDRH
- the rpsL gene encoding 30S ribosomal protein S12 yields the protein MPTTNQLVRKGRSVPIVKSKVPALGGAPAKRGVCTRVYTTTPKKPNSALRKVAKVRLTTGFEVISYIGGEGHNLQEHSVVLIRGGRVKDLPGVRYHVVRGSLDTQGVKDRKQSRSKYGAKKAKG